The following proteins come from a genomic window of Sesamum indicum cultivar Zhongzhi No. 13 linkage group LG10, S_indicum_v1.0, whole genome shotgun sequence:
- the LOC105172615 gene encoding bifunctional riboflavin biosynthesis protein RIBA 1, chloroplastic — protein sequence MASIYFSCSPATPSRCRQFNGLQCGNMHSLNGVESCKQLSGKVGSSINTCLKPKSSLFSGKGDLVRHSAGSNVASNALISDLFGGVEVQSDYVVLSADMAPTTSGFPVGNDEFDLDLPSEGFSSIPEAIEDIYNGKMVVVVDDEDRENEGDLIMAASKVTAEAMAFFVKHGTGIVCVSMKGEDLERLQLPLMVSQKENEEKLCTAFTVSVDAKHGTTTGVSAHDRATTIKALASKDSKPEDFNRPGHIFPLKYREGGVLKRAGHTEAAVDLAMLAGLDHAGVLCEIVDDDGSMARLPRLLQFAQKENLKIVSIADLIRYRWKRNRLVEHASAARIPTIWGPFTAYCYRSILDGIEHIAMVKGDIRDGLDILVRVHSECLTGDIFGSARCDCGNQLALAMQQIEAAGRGVLIYLRGHEGRGIGLGHKLRAYNLQDDGHDTVEANEELGLPVDSREYGIGAQILRDLGVRTMKLMTNNPAKYIGLKGYGLAVAGRVPLVTPITMENKRYLETKHSKMGHVYAADVNGHPTSHH from the exons ATGGCTTCGATTTACTTTTCTTGCTCTCCCGCCACTCCGTCTCGCTGTCG ACAGTTCAATGGGCTCCAATGTGGAAATATGCATTCTTTGAATGGTGTAGAGTCCTGCAAGCAGCTGAGTGGAAAAGTGGGATCCAGTATCAATACTTGTTTGAAACCTAAATCGTCACTATTCTCTGGGAAAGGCGACCTTGTTCGTCATTCTGCTGGTTCTAATGTGGCAAGTAATGCTCTCATCAGTGACTTATTTGGTGGGGTCGAGGTACAATCTGATTATGTAGTACTTTCAGCTGATATGGCTCCAACTACTAGTGGCTTCCCTGTTggaaatgatgaatttgatttaGACCTGCCATCAGAAGGTTTCTCATCTATTCCAGAGGCCATTGAAGACATTTACAATGGAAAG ATGGTTGTTGTTGTAGATGATGAGGATCGAGAAAATGAAGGGGATCTAATAATGGCTGCATCAAAAGTTACGGCAGAAGCCATGGCTTTCTTTGTGAAGCATGGAACTGGAATAGTTTGTGTGAGCATGAAAGGAGAAGACTTGGAGAGATTGCAGCTTCCCCTGATGGTAAGCCAGAAAGAAAACGAGGAGAAACTCTGTACTGCATTCACTGTTTCAGTG GATGCCAAACATGGTACGACCACAGGTGTCTCGGCACATGACAGGGCGACAACAATAAAGGCTCTCGCATCAAAAGATTCAAAGCCTGAGGATTTCAACCGCCCAGGACACATATTTCCATTAAAGTACAGGGAGGGTGGTGTTCTAAAAAGAGCTGGGCATACAGAAGCTGCTGTGGATCTTGCGATGCTAGCTGGGTTAGATCATGCTGGAGTTTTATGCGAgattgttgatgatgatggttcTATGGCTAGATTACCAAGGCTTTTGCAATTTGCGCAGAAAGAAAACTTGAAGATTGTATCTATTGCAGATTTAATAAG ATATAGGTGGAAGAGAAATAGATTAGTGGAACATGCCTCTGCTGCTCGTATACCAACTATATGGGGCCCATTCACTGCATATTGCTATAGGTCAATTTTGGATGGGATTGAGCATATTGCAATGGTTAAG GGTGATATTAGGGACGGACTAGATATTCTTGTCAGAGTACACTCAGAATGCCTCACTGGAGATATATTTGGATCAGCCAGATGTGATTGCGGGAACCAGTTGGCACTGGCAATGCAACAGATTGAAGCAGCTGGCAGGGGTGTTCTAATTTACCTCCGTGGTCATGAGGGACGTGGAATTGGTTTGGGCCACAAACTTCGTGCTTACAATCTGCAAGACGATGGGCATGATACTGTTGAGGCAAATGAGGAGCTGGGTTTGCCTGTTGATTCAAGAGAGTACGGGATTGGTGCTCAG ATACTGAGAGATCTCGGGGTTAGAACAATGAAGCTAATGACAAACAATCCTGCAAAGTACATCGGTCTGAAGGGCTACGGTTTGGCTGTTGCAGGCAGGGTTCCATTAGTTACTCCCATCACAATGGAAAACAAGAGATATTTGGAGACGAAACATTCCAAAATGGGACACGTTTATGCGGCAGATGTGAATGGCCACCCAACCAGCCATCACTAG
- the LOC105172616 gene encoding basic form of pathogenesis-related protein 1-like yields the protein MDIPKLSLLSVCLMVALQLACAQNSPDDYLKAHNAGRAQVGVPPLAWSETLVAYAEDYAKKRAGDCAMKHSDGPYGENLAKGSWDVNAKEAVQMWLDEKKFYDEATNTCIGGEPCLHYTQVVWRGSTHVGCAKVKCANGWAFVSCNYDPPGNYVGERPY from the coding sequence ATGGACATCCCAAAACTCTCCCTTCTCTCGGTCTGTCTGATGGTGGCCCTGCAGCTCGCCTGCGCCCAAAACTCTCCTGACGACTACCTCAAAGCCCACAACGCTGGCCGTGCACAAGTTGGCGTCCCACCCCTCGCTTGGAGCGAGACCCTTGTCGCCTACGCTGAAGACTACGCCAAAAAGCGGGCCGGAGATTGTGCAATGAAGCATTCTGATGGACCTTATGGTGAAAACCTGGCAAAGGGGTCGTGGGACGTGAACGCCAAAGAGGCGGTGCAAATGTGGCTTGACGAGAAAAAATTCTATGACGAGGCTACGAATACTTGCATTGGAGGGGAACCGTGTTTGCATTATACACAGGTGGTTTGGCGAGGCTCGACCCATGTTGGGTGCGCCAAGGTGAAGTGCGCGAATGGGTGGGCATTTGTCTCATGCAACTATGATCCTCCGGGTAACTATGTCGGAGAGCGTCCTTATTGA
- the LOC105172617 gene encoding basic form of pathogenesis-related protein 1-like produces MDIPKLSLLSVCLMVALQLACAQNSPDDYLKAHNAGRAQVGVPPLAWNETLVAYAEDYAKKRAGDCAMKHSDGPYGENLAKGSWDVNAKEAVQMWLDEKKFYDEATNTCIGGEPCLHYTQVVWRGSTHVGCARVKCSNGWTFVTCNYDPPGNYVGERPY; encoded by the coding sequence ATGGACATCCCAAAACTCTCCCTTCTCTCAGTCTGTTTGATGGTGGCCCTGCAGCTCGCCTGCGCCCAAAACTCTCCTGACGACTACCTCAAAGCCCACAACGCTGGTCGTGCACAAGTTGGCGTCCCGCCCCTCGCTTGGAACGAGACCCTTGTCGCCTACGCTGAAGACTACGCCAAAAAGCGGGCCGGAGATTGTGCAATGAAGCATTCTGATGGACCCTATGGTGAAAACCTGGCAAAGGGGTCGTGGGATGTGAACGCCAAAGAGGCGGTGCAAATGTGGCTTGACGAGAAAAAATTCTACGACGAGGCTACGAATACTTGCATTGGAGGGGAACCGTGTTTGCATTATACACAGGTGGTTTGGCGAGGCTCGACCCATGTTGGGTGCGCCAGGGTGAAGTGCTCCAACGGGTGGACATTTGTCACATGCAACTATGATCCCCCGGGTAACTATGTCGGAGAGCGTCCTTATTAA
- the LOC105172824 gene encoding TATA-box-binding protein 1-like, whose protein sequence is MANQWLNDNQLPANFHQWFEENQAPDSELMSNNPLSPVPTIQNIVSTVNLDCDLNLAEISLKTRNSEYNPKRFSAVIMRIKEPKTTALIFASGKMVCTGAKTEQQSRLAARKFARVVQKVGFPVRFSGFRIQSMVASCDVKFPVRLENMICGHGVYSVYEPEIFPGLIYRMKKPKVTILVFASGKIVIAGAKEKVTVQECRKRKRGRSCYMILFLLFIYVVQFGS, encoded by the coding sequence ATGGCCAATCAATGGTTAAACGACAATCAGTTGCCAGCGAATTTCCATCAATGGTTCGAAGAAAACCAGGCCCCGGATTCCGAGTTAATGTCCAACAACCCGTTAAGCCCTGTGCCAACCATTCAGAACATCGTCTCGACGGTCAACCTGGACTGCGACTTAAATCTTGCAGAGATCTCGCTCAAAACAAGGAATTCAGAGTACAATCCCAAGCGCTTTTCTGCTGTTATCATGAGGATTAAGGAGCCAAAGACGACAGCCCTGATTTTCGCGTCCGGGAAGATGGTCTGCACCGGAGCAAAGACGGAACAACAATCGAGGCTGGCGGCCAGGAAGTTTGCCCGGGTTGTCCAGAAAGTTGGTTTCCCTGTCAGGTTCAGTGGGTTCAGGATTCAGAGCATGGTTGCTTCTTGCGATGTTAAGTTCCCCGTCAGATTGGAGAACATGATTTGCGGGCATGGAGTGTATTCAGTTTACGAGCCGGAGATATTTCCAGGGCTGATTTACAGGATGAAGAAACCCAAGGTCACGATTCTGGTTTTTGCATCCGGAAAGATTGTGATTGCCGGAGCCAAGGAGAAGGTGACTGTTCAAGAATGTcggaaaagaaagagaggtCGATCATGTTATATGATACTCTTCCTTTTGTTCATATATGTAGTTCAATTTGGATCATGA
- the LOC105172618 gene encoding leucoanthocyanidin dioxygenase: protein MEEEMDNDEWDEWDPFPVVDLQPFYISEAYDHEDCYVDLSGALCQWGAFGVIYHRIPEHVFKNAMDASLEFFQLPEEEKMKYEFKRPLDPIKYGKETVTNPSDQKNYVCREFLDIYVQPELHLPDKPQKLREAVLEMHTRTRPLHGLLIHLMATGRNMRVEGGVTEERFEMESCFRHFTANYYPSRPEFEEPIPMQPDTNQHVFFTTFMHNGEAGLEFSRVIYGERIPRNKWSRIRQAPPHAVLVHAGYPVEVYNNGYYRTVKLRAFVNTQAQPSITVGLSIGPGLNAMVRTAPEVEERSQKPSCYSPMKYIEIMEIMENNRLHGRIFDKEQVNYKAQQE, encoded by the exons atggaagaagaaatgGATAATGACGAGTGGGACGAGTGGGATCCCTTTCCTGTTGTTGATTTACAGCCATTCTACATATCTGAAGCTTACGATCATGAAGATTGCTACGTTGACCTCTCGGGGGCTCTCTGTCAATGGGGTGCATTCGGG GTGATATATCATCGGATCCCAGAACATGTGTTCAAGAATGCTATGGATGCAAGTCTTGAGTTTTTCCAGTTGCCGGAggaggagaagatgaagtaCGAGTTCAAGAGACCACTGGATCCCATCAAGTATGGGAAAGAGACCGTCACCAATCCTTCCGACCAGAAGAATTACGTGTGCAGAGAGTTCCtggatatatatgtacaacCTGAACTGCACTTGCCTGATAAACCTCAGAAATTAAG GGAAGCAGTGCTTGAGATGCATACAAGAACTCGACCGCTGCACGGACTACTAATTCACCTGATGGCGACGGGGCGGAACATGAGAGTTGAAGGAGGCGTAACAGAGGAAAGGTTCGAGATGGAGTCATGCTTTCGGCACTTCACTGCGAATTACTATCCATCTCGGCCGGAGTTTGAGGAGCCGATTCCGATGCAACCTGATACCAATCAGCACGTATTTTTCACAACATTTATGCATAATGGAGAGGCTGGATTGGAGTTCTCCCGCGTCATATATGGCGAGCGGATCCCTCGGAATAAGTGGTCCAGGATCCGGCAGGCCCCTCCCCATGCTGTTTTGGTTCACGCTGGTTATCCCGTTGAG GTATACAACAACGGATATTACAGGACTGTGAAGTTGAGAGCATTTGTAAATACGCAAGCTCAACCTAGCATAACAGTTGGCCTATCCATCGGACCGGGGCTTAATGCCATGGTTCGGACAGCTCCTGAGGTGGAAGAAAGATCCCAAAAGCCTTCTTGTTATAGTCCAATGAAATACATAGAGATCATGGAAATAATGGAGAACAATCGGCTTCATGGCAGGATTTTCGACAAGGAACAGGTGAATTATAAAGCCCAGCAAGagtag
- the LOC105172620 gene encoding uncharacterized protein LOC105172620: MNKPALDAENTGFNTNRNSPRKSSQPCSPSSPKLSIYLLAVFVILFVLFQIQSLQTPPTSPWAFMHQWEKIVTNSCLSSFHDSSQELKAMASKLRESVTFLPLKDLRFSQAAMRGHTWFMSSLYDMHEEGEVQYQQFPTDHSSGRVLCLKGRDRHDGSWNSYALAWPGALPDNATLMKGLTFVSYNHYDYHNIWHGLSAMMPFVAWHIKSQCAVPKRWILYHWGEIRTSMAPWVGTLLEATFGAPVDIETFDGIHHNESDGGGDYDDATCFEEAVVMRHNEGGMSREKRMEVYDLMRCRSRMYCNVSSEGRQEKGLRIGMTMLMRNGPRSFKNASAVISIFEKECRKVEGCRLMVAYPHNLTFCEQVELMSYTDIVISAHGAQLSNMILMDRNSSVMELFPKGWLELAGVGQSVHHWLASWSGMRHEGAWRDPIGDHCPFPEDDRRCMSVFKNGRIGHNESYFSEWARNVLNDQVKLKMAQNVSISPVSGLCGCK; the protein is encoded by the exons ATGAATAAGCCAGCTTTAGATGCAGAAAACACCGGTTTCAACACCAATCGGAATTCTCCTCGCAAATCCAGCCAGCCGTGTTCTCCGTCTTCCCCTAAACTCTCAATCTACCTCCTTGCAGTTTTCGTCATACTCTTCGTTCTCTTCCAAATCCAATCTCTGCAAACCCCGCCTACTTCTCCATGGGCTTTCATGCACCAGTGGGAGAAAATCGTCACCAACTCGTGCCTGTCGAGTTTCCACGACAGCTCACAAGAGCTGAAAGCCATGGCATCCAAACTACGAGAGTCCGTCACTTTTCTTCCCCTAAAGGATCTCCGTTTTTCCCAGGCTGCCATGAGAGGCCACACATGGTTCATGAGCTCCTTGTATGACATGCATGAAGAAGGTGAAGTCCAATACCAGCAATTCCCTACGGATCACTCAAGCGGTAGAGTTTTATGCCTCAAGGGTCGGGACAGACACGATGGTTCTTGGAACTCGTACGCCCTTGCGTGGCCTGGGGCTTTGCCGGACAATGCCACCCTCATGAAAGGCCTCACCTTCGTGTCGTATAATCACTATGATTACCATAATATATGGCACGGTTTGTCGGCCATGATGCCATTTGTGGCTTGGCACATCAAGAGCCAATGTGCAGTGCCTAAAAGGTGGATTTTGTACCATTGGGGTGAAATAAGGACTAGTATGGCTCCGTGGGTGGGAACCTTGTTGGAAGCCACATTCGGTGCACCAGTTGACATCGAGACCTTTGATGGGATTCATCATAATGAGTCGGATGGTGGTGGTGATTATGATGATGCAACTTGCTTTGAGGAGGCTGTGGTGATGAGGCACAATGAAGGTGGGATGTCGAGAGAGAAGAGAATGGAAGTGTATGATCTGATGAGATGCCGGTCCAGGATGTATTGTAACGTGAGCTCGGAGGGGAGGCAAGAGAAGGGGTTGCGGATCGGGATGACAATGTTGATGAGGAACGGGCCAAGGTCGTTTAAGAATGCATCAGCAGTGATTAGTATCTTTGAGAAGGAGTGCCGGAAAGTCGAGGGCTGCCGGTTGATGGTGGCTTATCCTCATAACCTCACCTTTTGTGAACAG GTGGAGCTGATGAGCTATACAGACATAGTGATATCTGCGCATGGGGCTCAACTGTCCAACATGATCCTCATGGACAGAAACAGCAGCGTGATGGAACTGTTCCCGAAAGGGTGGCTTGAACTCGCCGGGGTCGGCCAATCCGTCCACCACTGGCTGGCCAGCTGGTCCGGGATGAGACATGAGGGTGCATGGAGGGACCCCATCGGCGATCACTGCCCGTTTCCAGAGGATGACCGCCGATGCATGTCCGTCTTCAAGAATGGCAGGATCGGACACAATGAGAGCTATTTTTCAGAGTGGGCGAGGAATGTTCTCAATGATCAGGTGAAGTTGAAGATGGCGCAGAATGTCTCAATTAGTCCTGTTTCTGGGCTCTGTGGTTGCAAATGA